A DNA window from Paenibacillus andongensis contains the following coding sequences:
- a CDS encoding response regulator transcription factor: protein MTNRLITVHESYVNVELSKEPELVFHQFFANYGLTQRESEILSLLVTHGYTNREIAESCYISEKTVKIHLANIMSKIGIGSMRKLLAMLLQQALTLSSRTNESSRITTIGMS from the coding sequence ATGACAAATAGGTTGATTACGGTACATGAAAGTTACGTAAATGTGGAGCTAAGCAAGGAACCGGAGCTGGTTTTTCATCAGTTTTTTGCGAATTACGGCCTTACGCAGCGTGAATCGGAAATTCTGTCTTTACTTGTTACCCATGGATACACCAACCGTGAGATTGCTGAAAGTTGTTACATCAGTGAGAAAACTGTGAAAATACACCTGGCGAATATTATGAGCAAAATTGGTATAGGCTCGATGCGAAAGCTGCTCGCGATGCTCCTGCAGCAGGCTCTAACCCTTTCAAGCCGAACGAATGAATCAAGTAGAATAACGACAATAGGGATGAGTTAA
- a CDS encoding response regulator: protein MTTTGAKILIIDDEPQIRKLLRVTLNAHGFEAAEASTGQEGMLQATMVRPDLIVLDLGLPDMTGMEVLAHIREWSQVPIIILTAQDQEQDKVAALDRGADDYVTKPFGMGEFMARMRVALRHIAKTQDEPVLKLGHLVIDLSQRSVELKNEKLKLTPTEYDLLKVLALNTGRVMTHKQLLKQVWGGQQYESDSQYLRVYVGHLRKKIEEDPTRPKYILTEPGIGYRFAWQEG from the coding sequence ATGACAACCACAGGGGCGAAAATCTTAATCATTGATGATGAACCACAAATACGAAAGTTGTTGCGTGTCACTTTAAACGCACACGGTTTTGAAGCAGCTGAAGCTTCCACCGGTCAGGAAGGCATGCTGCAGGCCACAATGGTGCGCCCTGATTTAATTGTCTTAGATCTAGGATTGCCTGATATGACGGGCATGGAAGTGCTGGCGCATATCCGCGAGTGGTCGCAGGTGCCGATCATTATTCTTACGGCTCAAGACCAGGAACAAGATAAAGTTGCGGCCTTGGATCGCGGCGCCGACGATTATGTAACGAAGCCGTTTGGCATGGGCGAATTTATGGCTCGTATGCGAGTTGCCTTACGTCATATCGCCAAAACGCAAGATGAACCGGTGTTGAAGCTGGGACATTTAGTTATTGATTTATCTCAACGTAGTGTAGAGCTAAAGAATGAGAAACTCAAATTAACACCAACGGAATACGATTTGTTAAAAGTGCTCGCCCTGAATACCGGACGAGTGATGACTCATAAACAACTGCTCAAACAAGTTTGGGGCGGCCAGCAGTATGAATCAGACAGCCAATACCTGAGAGTGTATGTCGGTCATCTGAGGAAAAAGATTGAAGAAGATCCGACAAGACCGAAGTATATCCTTACGGAGCCTGGGATCGGATACCGGTTTGCTTGGCAGGAAGGTTGA
- a CDS encoding collagen-like triple helix repeat-containing protein — translation MSPGFPGQSGFPMQPGFPGQPGFPGQPGFPGQPGFPGQPGFPGQPGFPGQQQGEGQAPTSAPPAYTPQKPFKAEGVSAYAVDPGAIRRCLFNFTYVWLSNGQQFWYFPTFVGRNSIAGFRWTGFFWTYFGIDLRFIDSFTC, via the coding sequence ATGTCTCCTGGATTTCCCGGGCAGTCTGGCTTTCCCATGCAGCCAGGATTCCCTGGGCAACCTGGATTCCCTGGGCAGCCTGGCTTTCCTGGGCAACCCGGCTTTCCTGGGCAGCCTGGCTTTCCTGGGCAACCCGGCTTCCCTGGGCAACAGCAAGGAGAAGGGCAGGCCCCTACATCCGCACCTCCGGCTTATACACCACAGAAGCCGTTTAAAGCGGAAGGTGTCTCCGCTTATGCCGTAGACCCTGGAGCTATTCGCCGGTGCTTGTTTAATTTCACTTATGTCTGGCTCAGCAACGGTCAACAATTCTGGTATTTCCCTACATTTGTAGGACGCAATTCGATCGCAGGCTTCCGTTGGACTGGATTCTTTTGGACGTACTTCGGTATCGATCTGCGCTTCATTGACTCATTTACTTGTTAA
- the kdpC gene encoding potassium-transporting ATPase subunit KdpC has product MKSVFIAVRVSLLLMIVCGLIYPLVTTGVAQVLFPKQANGSLIESGGIVVGSELLAQNFESPKLFHPRESAAKYDPTASLGSNTTVASSDYAAAMAEKIDALKRENPNLTEIPADLVTVSGSGFDPDLSPEGAKAQVPRISKETGISEEGLSGLIDRLTKTRQLGVFGEPRVNVTELNMELLKQVKL; this is encoded by the coding sequence ATGAAATCGGTTTTTATAGCTGTTCGGGTGTCTTTATTGTTGATGATCGTCTGTGGGCTCATCTATCCTCTCGTAACTACAGGTGTTGCTCAAGTGTTATTCCCTAAACAAGCGAATGGAAGTCTCATAGAATCGGGCGGTATCGTGGTTGGATCGGAGCTGCTGGCTCAAAATTTCGAGTCCCCGAAGCTCTTCCATCCTAGAGAATCTGCAGCCAAGTATGATCCGACTGCATCATTAGGCTCCAATACGACGGTGGCTTCAAGTGATTATGCTGCGGCTATGGCAGAGAAGATCGACGCTTTGAAGCGAGAAAACCCTAATCTAACGGAAATTCCGGCAGACTTAGTCACAGTCTCTGGTTCCGGTTTCGATCCGGATTTATCACCGGAAGGGGCTAAAGCCCAAGTGCCGAGAATTAGCAAGGAAACAGGGATTTCCGAGGAAGGTCTGAGTGGTCTTATTGATCGGCTTACAAAAACGCGCCAACTTGGAGTTTTCGGTGAGCCCAGAGTCAATGTGACGGAATTAAATATGGAACTGCTTAAGCAAGTGAAGTTGTGA
- a CDS encoding PqqD family protein, with protein sequence MTQYLRMNDYEAIQLDMEWIILNTDEYTLTKLNGVGGFCWSLLGEAQTVISISEAVRKEYESASDTVEEDVEAFLNDMIRRGLVQHAVS encoded by the coding sequence ATGACCCAATATCTCCGGATGAATGATTATGAGGCTATCCAGCTTGATATGGAATGGATTATTTTGAACACGGATGAGTATACCTTAACGAAGCTAAATGGCGTGGGCGGATTCTGCTGGTCATTGCTTGGTGAAGCTCAGACGGTTATCTCGATCAGCGAAGCAGTGCGGAAGGAGTACGAATCCGCCAGCGATACGGTCGAAGAAGATGTTGAAGCGTTCCTAAATGATATGATTAGGCGCGGCTTGGTTCAGCATGCCGTTTCATAA
- a CDS encoding YveK family protein, which produces MEINFKEYLLIIKKRLWLIVLVVLVTTILTAMYTSSNYQPIYQASTKLIVNKTVEQDQLGREQIDYGAIGVNIALMNTYKEIIRTPAIMDKVVQRYPDLNLSSDQLISIVNVSNLNETQVMTIGARYFSHERAVKIANAVSDVFQTEIPKIMKVDNVTILNRAKVQDNPAPINQKSNQYLILSFVASLAVMIGLTFLLDALDDTLKTDEDIRQVFEVSTLGYIPKVKNKALRTKQKNKSRKKAGEPSYAKTIQ; this is translated from the coding sequence ATGGAGATCAATTTTAAAGAATATTTACTGATTATAAAGAAGCGCTTGTGGCTCATCGTATTAGTCGTACTGGTGACAACGATTCTAACAGCTATGTATACCTCATCTAATTATCAGCCTATTTACCAAGCTTCGACCAAGTTGATCGTGAACAAGACGGTTGAACAGGACCAACTAGGTAGAGAACAGATCGATTATGGAGCAATCGGCGTTAATATTGCGCTCATGAATACCTACAAAGAAATCATCAGAACCCCAGCTATTATGGATAAAGTTGTTCAACGTTACCCCGATTTAAATTTGTCCTCCGATCAACTCATCTCCATCGTAAATGTATCAAATTTAAATGAAACGCAAGTCATGACGATCGGTGCAAGATACTTCTCCCATGAAAGGGCAGTGAAAATCGCGAATGCCGTTTCGGATGTCTTCCAAACTGAAATCCCCAAGATTATGAAAGTGGATAATGTAACCATTTTAAATAGAGCAAAAGTACAGGACAATCCCGCACCCATCAACCAAAAATCAAATCAATATCTCATTTTGAGCTTTGTAGCCTCTTTAGCTGTAATGATCGGTCTTACCTTCCTGCTAGATGCATTAGACGACACGTTAAAAACAGATGAAGACATTCGTCAGGTATTTGAAGTATCGACATTAGGGTACATACCAAAAGTGAAAAACAAAGCATTGCGAACCAAGCAAAAAAATAAATCTAGAAAAAAAGCAGGGGAACCGTCATATGCCAAAACCATCCAATAA
- a CDS encoding efflux RND transporter periplasmic adaptor subunit: MRQKRRKPHRRVVRTACILTLSIGILAGCSDTAPLNPDANSLSQEQALKNVKVFKVINQKIGDPLERAAEVQSSVQFDVVAKMAGDVDQILKKRGDMVQEGDVIVKLKSSEITAQREAADTAVKTAQEAIEKAKIRAKKEMESQKLEMSNNIQKMELGMTSLLRNYNKMKNDYDVGLVTKAQLYQMENQMMNARMDLDQLKHKLSILEPIDATSELEDQLKNARVTLQQVDQSMKNLEVKAPVSGLLSEMPLEGWMSLQPGAMIGVIQRLDPIKIKAQLSEEETRHLGGKTELSYYIAGTKTMYKGKISYLSKVIDPQTKAYEINLEVPNKDLTLKPGMKLRIQMTEEKDQIVPTVPTYSIVKEGDDAFVFVLSGDIVEKRSVQLGRLNEPNQEVLSGVKEGDLVVKSNPNQLRDKEKVQMTAIEEQ; encoded by the coding sequence ATGAGACAAAAAAGACGAAAGCCGCATCGGCGAGTCGTGAGAACCGCCTGCATCTTGACGCTGAGCATTGGAATTCTGGCTGGATGCTCAGATACAGCCCCGTTAAATCCGGATGCTAATTCCTTATCTCAGGAACAGGCATTAAAAAATGTGAAAGTATTTAAGGTCATCAATCAAAAAATTGGAGATCCGCTTGAGCGAGCGGCTGAAGTTCAATCCTCCGTTCAATTCGACGTGGTAGCTAAGATGGCTGGGGACGTTGATCAAATCTTGAAAAAGCGCGGAGATATGGTGCAAGAAGGAGACGTAATCGTCAAACTGAAGTCAAGTGAGATTACAGCCCAGCGAGAAGCAGCCGATACTGCTGTCAAAACGGCTCAGGAAGCCATAGAAAAGGCAAAAATTAGAGCAAAAAAAGAAATGGAAAGCCAGAAGCTGGAGATGAGTAACAACATTCAAAAAATGGAGTTAGGCATGACGAGCTTGCTGCGGAATTACAATAAAATGAAGAACGACTATGATGTCGGTCTGGTTACGAAAGCCCAGCTGTATCAGATGGAAAATCAAATGATGAATGCCCGCATGGATCTGGATCAGCTCAAGCATAAACTTAGCATTTTGGAACCGATTGATGCTACTTCCGAATTGGAAGATCAGCTCAAAAATGCTCGAGTAACCTTGCAACAGGTAGATCAATCCATGAAAAATCTTGAAGTAAAAGCCCCTGTGAGCGGCCTGTTATCGGAGATGCCGTTAGAGGGCTGGATGAGCTTGCAGCCGGGTGCTATGATCGGTGTCATTCAGAGACTGGATCCGATTAAAATTAAAGCACAGCTATCGGAAGAAGAAACGAGACACTTAGGTGGCAAGACAGAGCTGTCCTACTATATAGCAGGAACAAAGACGATGTATAAAGGGAAAATTAGTTATCTTTCCAAAGTGATCGACCCACAAACGAAAGCTTATGAAATCAACCTGGAAGTGCCTAACAAAGATTTGACGTTGAAGCCTGGTATGAAGCTAAGGATTCAAATGACAGAGGAGAAGGATCAAATCGTTCCCACAGTGCCAACGTATAGTATCGTTAAAGAGGGTGATGATGCCTTCGTATTCGTACTATCGGGCGATATTGTCGAGAAGCGCAGCGTACAGCTTGGCAGGCTAAATGAACCTAATCAAGAAGTGCTTTCTGGTGTCAAAGAAGGGGATTTGGTCGTTAAATCCAATCCTAATCAATTAAGAGACAAAGAAAAAGTCCAAATGACGGCTATTGAAGAGCAATAA
- a CDS encoding HD-GYP domain-containing protein — MRELLGKMLKYDVTTSHGLVLVPSQSVLNQEHLDLFRQHRIDFMGIITTTMHEHRLDSVSPPDSSELLVQKASQYAKDLFERIQSQKKIPLLEIKNELIPIVLQAAENPDLFQLFQAVKAKDEYTHQHNIGVGILSTLIGKWLNWADNEVALLSLAATMHDVGKIKISQEILLKPGKLTTEEYDEIKRHTILGYNMLKETVGINYRVALVALQHHERADGTGYPLQLKDSQLDRMSRIVAVADVFHAMSSKRPYHEMMPFYEVVSRMRKGFFGELDPNIVSVFLTNLINNLIGRTVKLTDGRSGEVVYINPTDDTNPLVKIEETFLDLSRERHIHISEVVI, encoded by the coding sequence TTGAGAGAACTATTGGGTAAGATGTTGAAATACGATGTGACAACAAGCCATGGACTTGTTTTAGTACCAAGTCAATCGGTTCTCAATCAAGAGCATTTAGATTTGTTTCGGCAGCATCGCATTGATTTTATGGGTATCATAACGACAACCATGCATGAGCATAGGCTTGATTCTGTATCCCCACCAGATTCTTCCGAACTCCTTGTCCAAAAAGCTTCTCAATATGCCAAGGACTTATTCGAGCGAATTCAATCGCAGAAGAAGATTCCGCTGCTGGAAATCAAGAATGAGTTGATTCCTATCGTTTTGCAGGCTGCTGAGAACCCTGATTTATTTCAATTATTTCAGGCTGTCAAAGCGAAAGATGAGTACACGCATCAGCACAATATTGGTGTAGGCATACTCTCAACGTTGATTGGCAAATGGCTAAATTGGGCTGACAATGAAGTGGCGTTATTATCGCTGGCAGCTACGATGCATGATGTGGGTAAGATCAAGATTTCGCAAGAGATTCTGTTGAAGCCGGGAAAATTAACCACCGAAGAATACGATGAAATAAAGCGACACACGATTTTAGGCTATAACATGCTTAAAGAAACGGTTGGGATTAACTACAGAGTGGCTCTAGTTGCCTTACAACATCATGAACGGGCTGATGGCACTGGATACCCCTTGCAATTAAAGGATAGCCAGTTGGATCGAATGAGCCGAATTGTTGCTGTTGCCGATGTCTTTCACGCGATGTCCTCGAAGCGGCCTTATCACGAAATGATGCCCTTTTACGAGGTAGTAAGTCGGATGAGAAAAGGGTTTTTCGGAGAATTGGATCCCAACATTGTCTCTGTATTTCTTACCAATCTGATTAATAATTTGATCGGCAGGACCGTGAAGCTAACCGATGGCCGCTCTGGCGAGGTCGTTTATATTAATCCAACGGATGATACGAACCCGCTAGTAAAGATTGAGGAGACATTTCTAGACCTAAGTCGAGAAAGACATATCCATATAAGTGAAGTTGTTATATGA
- a CDS encoding ATP-binding protein: MVNKINEFGSWRSYFVIAIYITVSTILLRVFGLFLDLVNIALLYLFPVLFSAVRWGRGPSFFAAGMGILAFDFFFVPPVFSMTVLDLRYLISFFVFLSVAALTSNLASKLRSQIHQAQQREAGTAALYALSRKITAISDLDALLNQIVQHVSDTLDAKAAIILPNQLGEQQLEAYSKDSVDWASDESHLSIAAWVNKHNSIAGRGTLTLGESSDLHVPLATDQQVHGVLTVHVGDRHLSEMPELIRIIEALSDLVAVAISRVKLANEAKVAQLTAESEKLRTALLDSLSHELRTPLATIIGSVTGLLEGEDVFGPEDRRELLLTTREGATRMNRLVGNLLGMVRIESGMLRLNKQWCGIEDIVGVALTQLNDALLHRKVNICLAADLPSVPLDEVLIEQVLINVISNAIKYSPDGSEIVIEADHNQDMLELIIKDEGAGIASADLERVFEKFYRGHLTKHIPGTGLGLAICKSIVEAHGGHIAAMNNGNRGTAIRISLPLQFAEKDGDGNDNHRGENLNH, from the coding sequence ATGGTGAATAAAATAAATGAATTTGGCAGTTGGAGATCTTACTTCGTTATTGCTATTTATATTACAGTATCGACCATATTACTAAGAGTTTTTGGTCTTTTTTTGGATTTAGTTAATATTGCACTTCTCTATTTATTTCCTGTTCTTTTTAGTGCTGTAAGATGGGGAAGGGGCCCCTCCTTTTTTGCTGCGGGAATGGGGATATTGGCGTTTGATTTCTTTTTTGTGCCGCCCGTTTTTAGTATGACGGTTCTAGATTTGCGGTATTTGATCTCCTTCTTTGTTTTTTTATCTGTTGCTGCCCTTACATCGAACTTGGCTTCTAAACTGCGGAGTCAAATCCATCAAGCCCAACAAAGAGAAGCAGGTACGGCTGCTCTGTACGCTTTAAGTCGTAAGATTACCGCCATTTCAGACTTAGATGCACTACTGAATCAGATTGTTCAGCATGTTTCTGATACGCTTGATGCTAAGGCTGCTATCATTTTACCGAACCAGTTGGGTGAACAGCAGTTGGAAGCCTACTCCAAGGATAGCGTAGATTGGGCTAGTGATGAATCCCATCTATCTATTGCCGCATGGGTGAATAAACATAATTCCATCGCGGGTCGAGGGACTCTTACATTGGGGGAATCATCGGATCTGCATGTCCCTTTAGCTACGGATCAGCAGGTCCATGGCGTGCTTACTGTTCATGTGGGCGATAGACATTTGTCAGAGATGCCGGAACTTATTCGGATCATCGAAGCGCTCTCCGATCTTGTAGCCGTTGCGATCTCTCGCGTTAAATTAGCGAATGAAGCTAAGGTGGCGCAATTGACGGCTGAATCGGAGAAGCTGCGTACCGCGCTGCTGGACTCGCTATCACATGAATTGCGAACGCCTCTGGCCACCATCATAGGTTCAGTTACTGGACTTCTGGAAGGGGAAGACGTCTTCGGTCCTGAAGATCGACGCGAGTTATTATTAACGACTCGTGAGGGAGCTACCCGGATGAACCGGTTGGTAGGTAATTTACTGGGCATGGTTCGGATTGAGAGCGGTATGCTGCGTTTAAATAAACAGTGGTGCGGGATAGAGGATATTGTAGGAGTTGCACTTACACAATTGAACGACGCTTTGCTGCACAGAAAAGTAAACATATGTCTTGCGGCAGATCTTCCGTCGGTACCTTTAGACGAAGTTCTTATTGAACAGGTATTGATTAATGTCATTAGTAATGCCATTAAGTATTCGCCTGATGGAAGTGAAATTGTGATTGAAGCGGATCACAACCAAGACATGCTTGAATTAATCATCAAGGATGAGGGCGCAGGCATTGCTTCAGCTGATTTGGAGCGGGTGTTTGAGAAATTTTATAGGGGCCATTTAACCAAACATATCCCAGGAACAGGGCTAGGGCTTGCGATCTGCAAAAGCATTGTGGAAGCACATGGCGGTCACATTGCAGCTATGAATAATGGGAATCGAGGAACGGCTATTCGGATAAGCTTGCCTTTACAATTCGCTGAGAAAGATGGGGATGGGAATGACAACCACAGGGGCGAAAATCTTAATCATTGA
- a CDS encoding histidine kinase — translation MDGFKRKTPEEILYSISKLHRGSFKIYIGAVSGSGKTYHMLREGQNLKQQGIDVVICAVSTLQRPETVEQLGDLERVPSIHWIKDGVEQKDLNLDALIERNPEVVLVDGLAHCNRAGARFPSRLDDIKFLLSNDISVITTVNVYELEEAMEVAHKLTGIEVGHCVPSDTLELADEVRLIDATPETILSRLGEGHLKGNKDTALFKRGNLGVLRELALRLVAEDVNDSLEEHREQMGILGPSGATERILVTTQYHWNGSIYVRRGQQIAKRLNGDLHVVTLRNFNKPLTKEAATFRRAIMKLVQKVGGKFEELPFGNRRCIPQILVDYAIAHHVTRIVLGHSKQTKWQTLLQGSVINGVLKRTTNIDVFLIADRASQEGERILPAHIHSLKEPYKYKRLSKQEVEAKIEKIKRGRFKVYIGAAPGVGKTYTMLREGNDLLKKGIDVKIGLLETHGRKETIAQIGELDIIPRAEIQYQGVKLEEMNTEGIIRLRPEVVLVDELAHSNVPSSKYKKRYEDLLEILEAGISVIATVNVQHLESLNDAVEQITGIRVRETVPDSILRMADEVQLIDVAPGALQLRMRDGKIYAMVKVDQALNNFFKTGNLIALRELALREIADDVDERLESMERKSSLRGPWRRKEVIYVCVTEISQADRLIRRGFRIAHRLKATWHVSFIAVGSAEEWKMKLESLEKLTIRLGGEFSFQEVANRNQIPHEFASKASEAGATQIIVWKDAIVKKLVPLASTMDVLIVADYETWQTSGNRVK, via the coding sequence TTGGATGGTTTCAAAAGAAAAACACCGGAAGAAATCCTATATTCCATCTCTAAACTGCACCGCGGCAGTTTTAAAATATATATCGGCGCAGTCAGTGGATCAGGTAAAACCTATCACATGCTTCGGGAAGGGCAAAACCTCAAGCAGCAAGGGATCGATGTGGTCATTTGCGCCGTATCGACGCTCCAAAGACCGGAAACCGTCGAACAATTGGGGGATCTGGAAAGGGTCCCGAGCATTCATTGGATCAAAGACGGTGTAGAACAAAAAGATCTTAATTTGGATGCGTTAATCGAAAGAAATCCGGAGGTCGTCCTTGTAGACGGATTAGCTCATTGTAATCGAGCAGGCGCACGGTTTCCGTCGCGGTTAGACGATATTAAATTTTTACTTTCAAATGACATTAGTGTGATTACCACGGTGAATGTATATGAGCTGGAAGAGGCGATGGAGGTTGCACATAAACTAACAGGCATTGAAGTAGGGCACTGCGTTCCCTCAGATACGTTGGAGCTTGCTGATGAAGTTCGATTAATCGATGCCACGCCGGAAACAATATTAAGTCGATTGGGAGAAGGCCATTTAAAGGGGAATAAGGATACAGCGTTATTCAAACGCGGTAATTTAGGCGTGCTGCGAGAACTGGCACTTCGTCTTGTTGCCGAGGACGTTAACGATTCTCTGGAAGAACATCGCGAACAAATGGGGATTCTGGGTCCATCTGGTGCGACCGAGCGCATCCTTGTAACAACGCAGTATCATTGGAACGGTTCGATTTATGTACGCAGAGGACAACAGATCGCTAAGCGATTGAATGGTGATCTTCATGTGGTCACGCTGCGTAATTTCAATAAGCCGCTCACCAAAGAAGCGGCTACTTTTCGCAGGGCGATTATGAAGCTTGTCCAAAAAGTAGGCGGCAAATTTGAGGAACTGCCCTTTGGCAACCGTCGCTGCATCCCTCAAATATTGGTCGACTATGCGATAGCTCATCATGTAACACGCATTGTATTAGGACATTCTAAGCAAACCAAATGGCAAACTCTTTTACAAGGCTCCGTCATCAATGGCGTGTTAAAAAGAACGACAAATATCGATGTGTTCTTGATTGCTGATCGTGCTTCTCAGGAGGGTGAACGCATTCTGCCAGCTCATATCCACTCTTTGAAGGAACCTTACAAATATAAACGATTGAGCAAACAAGAAGTAGAAGCGAAAATTGAAAAAATCAAGCGAGGTAGATTTAAAGTCTATATTGGAGCTGCCCCAGGTGTCGGTAAAACGTATACCATGCTGCGGGAAGGCAACGATCTGCTCAAAAAAGGGATTGATGTGAAGATTGGCTTGCTCGAAACCCATGGAAGAAAAGAGACAATCGCACAGATTGGGGAACTTGACATCATACCGCGGGCAGAAATCCAGTATCAAGGTGTAAAGCTGGAGGAAATGAATACAGAAGGTATCATACGTCTTAGACCTGAAGTGGTTTTGGTAGATGAATTAGCCCATTCGAATGTACCCAGCAGTAAGTATAAAAAACGGTATGAAGATTTGCTGGAAATTTTGGAAGCGGGTATATCGGTCATTGCTACAGTTAATGTGCAGCACCTGGAAAGCTTAAATGATGCCGTGGAACAAATTACGGGTATTCGGGTTAGGGAAACTGTGCCAGATAGTATTCTTCGCATGGCGGACGAAGTGCAGTTGATCGATGTTGCCCCTGGTGCCTTACAGCTTCGCATGAGAGATGGAAAAATTTATGCGATGGTCAAGGTGGATCAAGCGTTGAACAATTTCTTTAAAACGGGAAATCTGATCGCTTTACGGGAACTTGCGCTGCGCGAAATCGCTGATGATGTAGATGAACGTCTAGAATCTATGGAGCGCAAGAGCTCACTTCGTGGCCCATGGCGCAGAAAAGAAGTGATTTACGTGTGTGTCACGGAAATCTCACAAGCCGATCGCTTAATTCGCCGCGGCTTTCGGATTGCGCATCGGCTTAAAGCAACTTGGCATGTAAGCTTTATTGCGGTGGGAAGCGCAGAGGAGTGGAAGATGAAGCTAGAGTCATTAGAGAAGCTGACCATTAGGCTCGGAGGCGAGTTTTCGTTTCAAGAGGTGGCTAACAGAAACCAAATCCCGCATGAGTTTGCTTCCAAAGCAAGTGAGGCTGGAGCCACTCAGATCATTGTGTGGAAAGACGCTATTGTCAAAAAGCTTGTGCCGCTTGCTAGTACAATGGATGTACTGATTGTTGCTGACTATGAGACGTGGCAAACTTCGGGAAATAGGGTAAAATGA
- a CDS encoding signal peptidase I, which yields MPFHKEFVQMVSHVMEKRGWIELPAEGTSMYPFIKKGDICRFVLAEAGNLRKGDIILFRTSHGSLVAHRFCRTLTRNLQLHFLCKGDTNLAHDEVIRMDQMIGKMSWIERNGRIIKVTDPAYYVWGQLILTFPLISLLLRVYLNRRKIM from the coding sequence ATGCCGTTTCATAAAGAATTCGTTCAAATGGTTTCTCATGTCATGGAGAAGAGAGGATGGATTGAGCTTCCAGCCGAGGGAACGAGTATGTATCCTTTCATCAAAAAGGGGGATATTTGCCGGTTTGTTTTAGCAGAGGCTGGAAACCTGAGGAAAGGTGATATTATCCTATTTCGTACGTCACACGGCAGCTTAGTCGCCCATCGTTTTTGCCGAACATTAACTAGGAACTTGCAACTGCATTTCCTCTGTAAGGGAGACACCAACCTAGCACATGATGAAGTGATTCGTATGGATCAGATGATTGGTAAAATGAGCTGGATAGAGCGCAATGGACGGATTATTAAGGTAACAGATCCTGCTTATTATGTTTGGGGCCAACTCATCCTCACTTTCCCTTTGATATCGTTACTTTTAAGAGTTTATCTCAATCGAAGAAAAATCATGTAA
- a CDS encoding CpsD/CapB family tyrosine-protein kinase, whose translation MPKPSNNSTIMMQIHPDSSTSEAYRSLRFNIECSVFGREAKTITITSSGRGEGKTTTAINLAVAYAQIGKKVILLDADLRNPAIHLAFGEDNGIGLTNYLVNQNALEGIIRETVIENLSILTSGPVQQNPSGLLASKSMDNLLAELRAKYDMVIVDTASVLTLTDAKIMATKCDGVLLIVEYGKVKRGAAKKVKEELMLAKAKLIGVVMNEIKDHHAETYL comes from the coding sequence ATGCCAAAACCATCCAATAATTCGACGATTATGATGCAAATTCATCCGGATTCCTCCACCTCAGAAGCTTATCGTTCTTTAAGATTTAATATCGAATGCTCCGTCTTCGGACGAGAGGCGAAGACGATTACGATCACTTCATCTGGCCGAGGCGAAGGGAAAACGACGACAGCCATTAATTTGGCAGTGGCATATGCACAGATCGGAAAGAAAGTGATTCTGCTCGATGCGGATCTGCGCAATCCTGCTATCCACCTTGCATTTGGTGAAGATAATGGGATTGGATTGACGAATTATTTGGTTAATCAGAACGCATTGGAAGGGATCATTCGGGAAACAGTCATTGAAAATCTGTCTATTTTGACCTCAGGACCTGTACAACAGAATCCGTCCGGTTTATTGGCATCGAAATCTATGGATAACCTCTTGGCCGAATTAAGAGCGAAATACGACATGGTGATCGTGGATACAGCCTCGGTCTTAACGCTAACCGACGCCAAAATAATGGCAACTAAGTGCGATGGGGTGCTTCTCATTGTGGAATATGGCAAGGTGAAGCGCGGCGCAGCCAAGAAGGTGAAAGAGGAACTTATGCTAGCGAAAGCCAAGCTGATTGGGGTGGTTATGAACGAAATAAAAGACCATCATGCGGAAACTTATCTGTAA